The window ATCAGTTTGTTCCTACTTCATTTGGGTCTGTGTGTGCCAAGTAATTCATTAGGCAGCTCTCACTGGAGTCTGTGTAGTGCAGAACTGAAAACATTTGCCTATTTGTAGTCAGTTGGATGGTTTAGGGTGTTGTGTAGTTATTTCTGCAGCTTGCTTTGTGAAACCAAGCCTGAGTGGTCACTAGATGtgtggtgttttggggttttattcttttctttttccaagaaTACCTTAGTTGAGTTTTTGTCCCCCATAACCATCTTGGAACTTTGCAGTCATGACAGAGAGATTTCATAAGATACATCATTGTGACATATTTCCCCTGTGCTTAGTGAAATATTTGGGCTAGGAATTGCCTGTAGAAGCTAAACCTTGGTAAGAGACAAGTCTTGTTACTTGAGTTTAGCTGTCTGATTACAAAAGAAGGTCTAGAACTCTTAGGGCATATGGGAGATTGATGCTTTGTTGTGCCTTCTGGAAAGGAGGTCAGATATGATGTTTCCTGGTTTTGTTAAAGGACCTCTGACAGGTTCTAGGGGTTGGTGTaagctttgctgcttctttggCGATTGAAGGAGGCAAAATCTTCACTTCAACATAagctttttaatatattatCACTATCATcaatgtgaaattaaaaatgagtGTAGTTCCTAACAGACTGgctaaaattcttttttcctcttaattgCTAAACTTTGCTATTCATTTAgtgatttttctgctctgctggttCTTTGCTCCTCATGTCTTTCAGGCAAGTCAACATCTGTATGCCTGAGGTTAAAAGACAAGCttaaaatagttttcttgcttgtGGGAGAAGCTTGAAGTTTCTTTAATAGAGCAAATACCAATATGACCcaaagatttttgtttgtttcttgatGTTTAAAGTAgcatttctattatttttttttgtgatccTTTATGTTGGATTAGTTGATGCAACCAGGTAGATAGTGAAAGACAGTGGATGGGGAAAGCAATTGCAGCAGTAATGCCAAGAACTAATACCTAGGTCAGGACCTGTGGTAGTGATTCCAAAGGGCTtgctttccctttgctttttaatGTCATGATTTTGACTCTGTGTccaaaaaaaagtcaacaatACAAAGTTctagttttctttctctgctcatGTTACTAAACGAGAAGAGAATTTTccagtttgctttttaaaagaagaaacaatgaGAAGGGAAGGCACTTTATTTCTAAATAAGCATCCCTGTCTAGGGAGGCACTGCCGTGTCCTGGGCACAGGTGGTGCCTCCAGGAGGTGGCAGCACAGGTTTGCTGTTATTTCGTGCTGCAGCTCTGCCGAGGGggaaaagcagatatttttatttggtttataTTTGGTACCACTTGCTGAGATTTTGAATGGCTGAAGTATGAAACTGGAAAGTGCTGCAGCCCTGAAGGAGGCTTATTGCAAGCGACTTGGAATTATTCAGTACTTGAATAACTTGGTTATAAAACATTAGTAGCTTGTGTGGACAACATCACCCACAGTAAAGGAGGTAAAGAAAATAATCGTCAATGCTCtgcattttcctcttccccagtttaatttcttctacaagtttttgatttttttattagtatcaaaataattaattccaactcatttttttaatatgcataacttttttccaccttactgACTTCTCAGTTTTGAGTTGCAAACAGTCCAAGTAACCTCAGAATTTTAGTTTTTTCACTATTTGAaggaagaggggagaaaaaatagTGCTGTGTGGCATCCCTAAGTGCACAGGAAAAGTTCCTTTGTCACAGGATGTTTTAGGAGATTCCCAGTGTTAATTGGAAAACACAGCCCAGAACTTTTTGAATAGAACTCCTATTGCCCCTTAGGGTTTTATACTTAAAGGGTGGAGACTATTGTACAGAAACAATCCTCTAATTATTTTGAGATGTTGGCCAAATATCAGGGGTCTTTTGTCTGCCAACTATCACCTCTTTACCAGTAGCTGAAAATGAGCTTTGAAGTTTCAGTAGCTCTGCATTTCTGTCTTtgggagaatttttttgtttctggacttctttttttttttttaatccacttattttttggggggtagccagtagtttttcttctttgaaagtATCTAgtgttttcccttccttctcccatgtaattacagaaacatttatgctgttatcttttctttaTCTTTACAGTACTAATGGAACAGTAATTAATAAACAGAAAGTGGTTAAGAAGCAGACATACCCATTACAGACTGGAGATGTGATCTATGTTGTTTACAGAAAAAATGAGCCAGAGAACAGTAAGTGAATATTTGTTAAATGGTATACTGAGTCATTTTCTTTTGAGTCAcgagagaaaagaaatatcagtgtaattaaaacagaattacTCAATTATAAGAGAAATAATTTGCTaatgtttaaaaacaattctCTAGAGAAGAGGTCATAGATGTGCCAATTTTTACAGAGACAAGTCTGAGCAACTGTCTGAAATTGAAATGTGCCTAGAAGTAGTTTTGGTATAACTAATGCATGGAGTGGTAACTAATGAGCTTCTGATCACATGTCCAGTGCTTCTTTTAGAAGTCAAATTGCTGGGGTACTTAGTGATACTTTATATATCCCAGTGAAGCAGTTTTTGGCACCAGAAGGAAAGGCTgcaaaagctttttgttttgtgtgtgagttttggggttttttttggggggagttgtgtgtgtgttgggtttttttgttttaaagagggAAGAGGCAAAATACCAGGGGGAGGTGGGGAAAGCCCTACACTGTAAGGAGAATTAGTAAACCTGGAAAAATAGTCTAGATACATACATACCACTGAAATACTTCCTTTCTGAAGTTGCTGTTAATTTATATATAGACAGATCAGACAGATTTATGCTGTCTGATGCAAATGTTACATGAAGCAGTGCTAAGCTGTATGTTTCTGTCTGTATGGCTTGTTTATCTCACAGATCCTTTCTAAGTTGGCACCATTATACTTGATGCTACTTAGATGAAATCACTTAGCTGATTTTCCAGGCACTTTGTAATGAACTGAGTCACTGACTTCTGTGTGGGTTAACAAGTGTTTGAATTACCAAGCctcctgttttgctttttcatctTCGAAGACAGAGAAGAATTCAGATTTGAAGTGCCTATTTGGCCATTCTGAGTAGTTCTGAAGGAGACAATATTCTAACTTTTGATCAGAAAAGGAGTTGCTGCAAACTAAGAGAGTCTTTCTTGCTTGGAGGTGGTTGGAGATGCAAAAAGTAGCAAGTTAGGGGAATCTTTAAAACAATATGAAGTaagatggagaagaaaaggataTTATGGAGTCAATTTTATTGATAGATTCTAAATTAGTTTCTGGGTGAAATTTATGGCATGTCCTAATCTGTATTTTTGAGTTCATGTATCtcacaaagaaatgaaataatacTGATTGAAGAAGTTGAGAATTGAGCTCAGAAACAATGAGCTTCTTCGAAGAACTTTGATTCAGTATGAGTAAAAATACAGTTTGTTCAGATACAGAGCAGATTTTAGGTTTAAGAAATGATTAAGCCTCTGGTTCCATGGCTGGCACAAGTTAAACATCAAACAAAAGCTGCTCTGCCTGGTTTCCTGAGAAGAAAATATCTTGCTGTGCAGCTCCTAATTGACTCCTAAGTAGGAGTATTAACACGGTGCTGTTGAGGTGACCCCTCTTTTGCCTCTTCCATTGTCAGACACTTTGGGGAAGCAGCCACTAGTGAATAGAAGTTGTTTGTGAGTTGTTTATGTGGGGGTTAGcaaatttttgtttaaagatTGTGATAAATATTATCTTGTCTCTTTCAGATGTTGCTTATCTTTATGAATCCTTAAACACAAAAGGTGATGCAACTCAAGAACCAGTAGGTAAGGAAGTAATTCAAGATCCATGAAGAGGAGTTAAGCTCCAATGACTAATGTAACCCTCTTGAGAGAGTTTGATTCCTTGGAATTTTGAAGGCATGATATGGTGACTGTcacacagatatttttctttcctttccccccttccaACTGTAGAAGTTAATGTAGAAAACCAATGCCATGTGACCAAAGATACCTCAAGTACAGGAAGAAGTAATGATGAGACCCCAATTACCTCATCACAGTCATCTACTCAGTCTTGCTATGAGGAACCACAGCCATCTACTTCTACATCTAACCTCTTTAATGCTTCTTCTACCTCTCTTATTGAGTCTGCATCTGTTCAGCAGGATAATCCATCTACATCTGGTAAGAATTTTGTCAAGTACTGAAAGTTTGATATCCCATCAACTGTTGCTCCAGTTTTGAATTTTAATAGAATGATCTATTACTCCTCTCTTGGTCTTTAGCATTTGCTTTGTAAAATTCCAGTGAAAATACCAGGTGGATAAGTGCATTTTAACTTTCTCTCTATGAGCAGGCAGGGGTAAATCCTAATGGATGAGTAAAGCAATTGTGAGTCTTAAGAATAAATACTCTACAAATTAAAGATGATTGGGGATTTTAAGTAGGGTTACACAACTAATAGGTTGTTTCTCCCCAGGTCTTGCAATTAGTCAGATTGGTTCAGAATGCATTTAGTAAGTTATGCAGACATTGCTTTTCTGCTGCCCTTTTTCCTGTTCAGATGTTTGGATTGATGCATGTGCCTCATCAGGGTTCGAGTACCTTTTGGTTTCACGTGTCCTGTATTGCTATTAAGCCATGTCCATGTTTCTGTTGTTATTTTATAGGCTCACAATCCCCAGTTGTCACTCCTGTGCCTGCTTTCTCCATCTCAGAATCTGGGTGTGTAAGAGCACTGCACAACAAACACGAAAAGCTGGATATGAATGTTGAAACTTCTGCAATCCCTTCAGAAATCACTGACAAAGAAGAAGCAGAATTGGATTCTCAAAGAACAAGGGAGGAGGAAGGTTTGGAACCTGCAAAGAAGAAACTAAAAGGAGGCAAGTATACTACAGTATTGTGCAACCtaccccccaccccctccagaCTGAATTAGAAGAGCTGTCATCAGTCCTTCAGTTTGTTTCTTACTTCTTCTGGTTTCTGGTCCAGTGAAAATAATGTCTTCAGTAGCAGAAGCTGTTGTGTGTAAAGCAAGAACCTCTAGTGGGACCATTGCCAGTGAACAGTGAATCAGTGTATATCTTTCAGGTCTTTTTTTAAGTActtgaataaaaataagtaacttATTAAAAGCTTCAAAAACTATATCCTGTGGAATCTTCTGTCTTTGTAGATGAAGACACTTGTCCAGATCTTTCACCAGCACCTCCAAGTGAATGTATAATTAAAATTGGCTCTGAAGATGCAAAAACATCAAATGTGAAACCAGATAAGATGGAAGAAACATTAACTTGCATTATCTGCCAAGAACTGCTGCATGACTGTGTAAGGTATGTAAGAGTGACAAAAGCTGTAATCATGTGGTAATAATGCCCAAAATTCAGTGACAGCTGTTTGAGGAGGTCAGGATAATGAGCATTTTCACAAGCCCTTCTGAGTCCCCTGTCCCCCACCTCATCTATATAGTCAAATCAATGCCAAACAGTTTTTTTGAGTGTTACGAATGGatctgaaaaaatgaaatatttatgttttgactccatgtgtttgttttccagcttgCAGCCCTGTATGCATACTTTTTGTGCTGCCTGCTACTCAGGGTGGATGGAAAGATCTTCCCTATGTCCAACTTGTCGTTGTCCAGTAGAACGTATTTGTAAAAATCACATATTGAACAACTTGGTTGAAGCTTATCTGATTCAGCATCCAGGCAAGTTGAACAGTGTGTGTGGCAGAATCCCTTGTGTTTCACACATGAGCTGCATAACTGATACATGCTCACACTTGTCTGTACAATACCTGTGTGTTTTACCACTCTGCTGTTTTCTCTGACGTGGTTGTAAGAAAGCAAGCATAGTTAACGTGACATAGTGACTCAGGGAAAGTGATATGATACTATAACTGAGTGTCTAAgaattcttcattttaatttgttaCTTAATTAAATCCACGTTCAAGtatatttttcagaagtatCTGATATCCTTCTTGTGATTAACTTCAATCATGGCCTCTTGAAAACAAAACTTCGGTTGCCTGATAGTACATTTCATTAACAGAGAGGGGAGTTTAACTAAGATCTTCTAGAACTCTGTAATACAGAACTAAGTTTTATGGAAATGGAAGCACAGTAAACAGAGCTGTGTTAACAAAGTAGGGTGCAGGTAAAGGATGTGAGGTGTTTCTTTTGTTGAAATGTGGGTTTGGTTCTGGTGCCAGATAAGTGTCGCAACGAGGACGATGTTCGCAGCATGGACGCGAGAAACAAAATCACTCAAGACATGTTGCAGCCCAAGGTGCGCAGGTCTTTTTCAGACGAGGAGGGAAGTTCTGAAGACTTATTGGAGTTGTCAGATGTAGACAGCGAATCTTCAGATATCAGGTATGTCTACTTTTAGGTTGTGTTCCAAATTAGATGTACTTATGTTTGGATAAGCCCACAGGCTGAGCTGTTATTGCTGGTAGTGCTGTTATTGCTGGTAGTGTTCCTGTGCTGATTGTCAGAATGAATctgagttttttgttttcaggtaAGTTCATTCTTAGCAGTAATTATCTTGGCAGTTCTGCTGACCATCCTACTGAACCTTGagcagtcaaaaaaaaaaataaaacatagaaCTTCCCAGAAGTTCAGCAAGATTCAGTTTGTGACCAACAGTTCTATCCTGAACTGTGCAACAGCTTCATGTGAGATACGTGAAATTACCTTTTCCACTTACAAATTGGCTGTTGCTGTAGAGAAGACAGGTTTCTGGCTAAGATCTTGTCAGGAGGTAAAGCAGTCTATGCCCTGTGAGTGCAGCTGCAATGGTTGTACTTTTTTATGTGTCTGGAATGCTGCCTTCACTGGGTGTAAGATACTGAGGCAGCTGATGGAGATTCCCAAGTACCAAAATATCTCCTCTTTATTTCCAGCAGCAAACACTTTTTGCTCAATGTCTGGAGGGGAACAGAAGAATTCTTCGTGTAGATAATTATTCCATCTTTGTGCCTCTGTCTTTTGTTCATCTCACTTTCGGTCACATTGAgcgctttttttccccccctctcttttttaaaactgcTACTATAAACCCCCAAATTCTTATCTGTCCAACTGCAGCAGTCTTCACAGCTGTGAGGTACTGAGTTATGTAAACTTCCATCTGTTAC of the Pseudopipra pipra isolate bDixPip1 chromosome 18, bDixPip1.hap1, whole genome shotgun sequence genome contains:
- the CHFR gene encoding E3 ubiquitin-protein ligase CHFR, yielding MERSEGGEQSQQPQPWGKLTRLGAEGAEPHVLLLKREWTIGRKKGCDLSFPGNKLVSGDHCKIIVDEESGRVSLEDTSTNGTVINKQKVVKKQTYPLQTGDVIYVVYRKNEPENNVAYLYESLNTKGDATQEPVEVNVENQCHVTKDTSSTGRSNDETPITSSQSSTQSCYEEPQPSTSTSNLFNASSTSLIESASVQQDNPSTSGSQSPVVTPVPAFSISESGCVRALHNKHEKLDMNVETSAIPSEITDKEEAELDSQRTREEEGLEPAKKKLKGDEDTCPDLSPAPPSECIIKIGSEDAKTSNVKPDKMEETLTCIICQELLHDCVSLQPCMHTFCAACYSGWMERSSLCPTCRCPVERICKNHILNNLVEAYLIQHPDKCRNEDDVRSMDARNKITQDMLQPKVRRSFSDEEGSSEDLLELSDVDSESSDISQPYIVCRQCPGYRRHSVPTVPGTGQETEAGGMQALGDAPSTSANFPAAVQEYVCPAQGSHVICTCCFQPMPDRRAEREQNPHVAPQQCTVCLQPFCHLYWGCTRMACFGCLAPFCEINLGDKCLDGVLNNNHYESDILKDYLASRGLTWKNMLNESLLALQRGVFMLSDYRITGNTVLCYCCGLRSFRELAYQYRQNIPAAELPVTVTSRPDCYWGRNCRTQVKAHHAMKFNHICEQTRFKN